In Planctomycetaceae bacterium, the genomic window CAACCGTACTTCACACTGCGGGACGCGACGCGAACGCTGGCTGTGGCGGCGAAAGGGACTGGGCTCGAGGGATCGATCTGCGCCGGGCCGGAAGCATTGACCGCAGATCGGCTGTCACGCAACTGGCGACGCGACGATGGTGCGGAACTGCGGATCGACCGTTGTCTGATCGACGCCAACTGGGGGTCATCGACGGATGTGGTCTATCAGTTCTGCCGGCAATCGAAACATGCCAGGACCGTGCTCCCCTCGCACGGTCGGTTCGTCGGCGCATCCAGCCGACCCTTCTCCGAATACAAACGGAAACAGGGTGAACGCGTCGGACTCAACGGGCGGATGACGAATGCCAGCGGCAAGCGAGCCGTTCGCCATGTGATCTACGACACGAACTACTGGAAGTCGTTCGTGCAGTCGCGGCTGGTCGTGGCACAGGGCGATCCCGGTTGCCTGTCGCTCTTCGGCACCAGCGCGGAGATGCACAGGATGTTCGCCGAGCACCTGACCGCCGAATACTGCGTAAAGACCGAATGACGCGGTCGCACGGTGGACGAATAAAAGATCCGTCCCGAGCAAACGGATCACCATTGGCTCGACGGCGTCGTCGGCTGCGCGGTTTCAGCGTCCAGACAGGGCTGTGTGCTGTTCGGTACCGAAGCGCCACAAGGTCCCGCGCAACCTCGTGTGCGACTCTCCGTGTTGCAGAGGAGAAAGCGATAGCTGCAGCAAAAGTGACAATGCATCACCAGTTCAACGGAGCTTGTGTCAGATTTCGTGTAAAATCTCCCCGCACCTCAGCCTGTCAATGGCGTAAGATTTCGTGTAAAATCGCTCTTCTCCGAGTGAGGATCCGGCATCGGCGAGCAGCTTACCCGTCGATGGAATACTGCTCATGAATTTCCATAACACATTGTAGAAAAAGGACATGCGACAAGACCCCGGAATGAAACTTGAGCGCTCTCCGCTTCAGCTGGTGCTGGTGCAGGTTCGCTTTTCCCCTGTGACGGCCATGCGTGAGTATGTGCCGCCATTTCAGGACAAGCTGCGGAAGTCTGGGTTTCCGGGGTTCAAGAAAGAGCAGATCCAACAGGTCACCTTCGGACCGGAACCTACGGCAGAGACGAGCACTCGATGGAGTTTTGTTAGCCGTGACAAG contains:
- a CDS encoding terminase gpA endonuclease subunit, whose translation is MAAKGTGLEGSICAGPEALTADRLSRNWRRDDGAELRIDRCLIDANWGSSTDVVYQFCRQSKHARTVLPSHGRFVGASSRPFSEYKRKQGERVGLNGRMTNASGKRAVRHVIYDTNYWKSFVQSRLVVAQGDPGCLSLFGTSAEMHRMFAEHLTAEYCVKTE